Proteins from a genomic interval of Rosa chinensis cultivar Old Blush chromosome 2, RchiOBHm-V2, whole genome shotgun sequence:
- the LOC112183626 gene encoding NDR1/HIN1-like protein 1 yields MGDEEKAPVPAPDFSIPKPVIYGVLGFLGVLGLVVLTIFLSLRPSKPSFTIQDITVSSFNVSTSQPYRLSTNMQVTISSRNTMSRVAIIYREMELYATYRNEQITFRYSLPLTYQEHNEFVVWSPYLEGHVAAISPISGPVLMQDLNYGAVLVIIKIEGRLKFRVGGWTSAYYRLYGHCPAMIQLGDMDTKKDFAVSAKEFKFLLVQNCHVEIAR; encoded by the coding sequence ATGGGTGACGAAGAGAAAGCTCCTGTGCCTGCACCTGATTTTAGCATCCCTAAACCCGTCATCTACGGCGTCCTCGGCTTCCTCGGCGTCCTCGGCCTCGTAGTCCTGACCATCTTTCTCAGTCTCCGCCCCTCCAAGCCCAGCTTCACCATCCAAGACATCACCGTCTCCTCCTTCAATGTCTCCACCAGCCAACCCTACCGCCTCTCCACCAACATGCAAGTCACCATCTCCTCTCGGAACACCATGTCCCGAGTGGCGATCATCTACCGGGAGATGGAGCTCTACGCCACGTACCGCAACGAGCAGATCACGTTCCGGTACTCCCTCCCCTTGACGTACCAGGAGCACAATGAGTTCGTGGTGTGGTCACCCTACCTGGAGGGCCACGTTGCGGCTATTTCCCCGATTTCGGGGCCCGTTCTGATGCAGGATCTGAACTACGGGGCGGTGTTGGTGATCATCAAGATTGAAGGGCGGTTGAAGTTTAGAGTGGGTGGGTGGACGTCTGCGTACTACCGGTTGTACGGGCACTGCCCGGCGATGATCCAGTTGGGGGACATGGACACCAAGAAGGATTTCGCAGTGTCTGCAAAAGAGTTCAAGTTTCTGTTGGTGCAAAATTGTCATGTCGAGATTGCTCGGTAA